One genomic window of Candidatus Nanohalobium constans includes the following:
- a CDS encoding disulfide oxidoreductase, with product MDPIIEILSIGTLLLEAAIILGFGVFTAARFGYAEELWQKIENYLNGYWKELSFALALIATSGSLYASNILGYTPCHLCWLQRIMMYPLVILFGVSWLLDTDVVEYAVPMATIGGGIAGYHYAIQRIEQFSSAGCSITQVSCETEYTFYMGIVTIPLMAFTAFLGILLVNWKYGDEI from the coding sequence ATGGATCCCATCATAGAAATACTCTCAATCGGAACATTACTACTTGAAGCTGCAATAATTCTAGGATTTGGAGTCTTTACTGCAGCCAGATTCGGATACGCTGAAGAACTCTGGCAGAAAATAGAAAACTACCTGAACGGATACTGGAAAGAACTAAGTTTCGCACTGGCTTTAATCGCTACTTCAGGAAGCCTCTACGCATCAAATATCCTCGGCTACACGCCCTGCCACTTATGCTGGCTGCAAAGAATCATGATGTATCCATTAGTCATCCTTTTCGGAGTTTCATGGTTGCTTGACACAGATGTAGTGGAATACGCCGTACCAATGGCCACAATTGGTGGAGGAATCGCAGGATACCACTATGCAATCCAGAGGATTGAACAGTTCAGTTCTGCTGGATGCTCAATAACACAGGTCAGCTGCGAAACAGAATATACATTCTACATGGGAATCGTAACAATCCCGCTCATGGCCTTCACAGCATTCCTAGGAATCCTACTAGTCAATTGGAAATACGGCGACGAAATCTA
- a CDS encoding aldo/keto reductase, giving the protein MPKLGLGTWQNTESDECAKSVQTALEIGYKHIDTAQVYENEEHVGKGIKEADIDRDDFFLASKVWIDQLSEENVVPSMEESLEKLGVDKVDLMYIHWPSGDYQPEETLEAMQELVEKGMAKNIGVSNFTPEQVDEAMGIAGEDIIANQVEMHPLLQQEELLEKCREHDITLVAYSPLARGKVFDIPELNEIADKHGVSEAQVSLAWLMQKDGVVAIPKASSEEHIRDNHEAQDLELDEEDVEKIESIDREEREVDPGFAPW; this is encoded by the coding sequence ATTCCCAAGCTAGGTCTCGGTACCTGGCAAAACACGGAGTCAGATGAATGTGCAAAATCAGTTCAAACAGCTTTAGAGATAGGCTACAAGCATATTGATACAGCCCAAGTATACGAAAACGAAGAACATGTTGGCAAGGGAATCAAGGAAGCTGATATCGACAGAGACGATTTCTTCCTGGCATCCAAAGTCTGGATAGACCAGCTCTCTGAAGAAAATGTGGTACCCAGCATGGAGGAATCACTGGAAAAACTGGGAGTTGACAAGGTCGACTTGATGTACATTCACTGGCCCTCCGGAGACTACCAACCAGAAGAGACTCTGGAAGCGATGCAAGAACTAGTGGAGAAAGGAATGGCTAAGAATATAGGTGTCAGCAACTTCACGCCAGAACAAGTTGACGAAGCCATGGGAATAGCAGGAGAAGATATCATCGCCAACCAGGTCGAAATGCATCCACTACTTCAACAAGAAGAACTACTGGAAAAATGCAGGGAACACGATATCACATTAGTCGCTTACTCACCTTTAGCTCGTGGCAAAGTATTCGACATCCCTGAGTTAAACGAAATCGCGGATAAACACGGCGTTTCTGAGGCTCAGGTATCCCTAGCCTGGTTAATGCAGAAAGACGGAGTCGTAGCTATCCCAAAAGCATCCTCCGAAGAACACATCAGAGACAACCATGAAGCACAAGACCTTGAATTAGACGAAGAAGATGTAGAAAAGATAGAATCAATCGACAGAGAGGAAAGAGAAGTCGATCCAGGATTCGCACCCTGGTAA
- a CDS encoding universal stress protein, producing the protein MYRRILVTTDGSDGSLDAVDHARVLAEKFDAELYILYVVDVSAGPQSISDVVVESLREIGFKVTKEIQEELEDEGIQADAFVEYGSPGETILDFADERGVDLIIMSSHGRTGIDRFLLGSVTEKVIRNSKMPVLTVKYQD; encoded by the coding sequence GTGTATCGGCGTATTTTGGTGACGACTGATGGCAGTGATGGTTCTTTGGATGCTGTTGATCATGCCAGGGTTTTAGCTGAGAAGTTTGATGCTGAACTGTATATCTTGTATGTGGTAGATGTTTCAGCTGGTCCGCAGAGTATTTCTGATGTAGTGGTTGAGAGCTTGCGTGAGATCGGTTTCAAGGTTACCAAGGAGATTCAGGAAGAGTTGGAAGATGAGGGTATTCAGGCTGATGCTTTTGTTGAGTATGGTTCTCCAGGTGAGACTATACTGGATTTTGCAGATGAACGGGGTGTTGACCTGATAATCATGAGTAGCCATGGGAGGACAGGAATTGACAGGTTTTTGCTTGGCAGCGTCACTGAGAAGGTGATTAGAAACTCTAAGATGCCGGTTTTAACCGTTAAGTATCAAGATTGA
- a CDS encoding cold shock domain-containing protein produces MKGTVKFFHDQKNYGFIETDEMDEDVFFHSDEMDGDLNVEEGTDVEFDQEEGDRGPKAVGVTAA; encoded by the coding sequence TTGAAAGGTACAGTTAAGTTCTTCCACGATCAGAAGAATTACGGTTTTATTGAAACTGATGAAATGGATGAGGATGTTTTCTTCCACAGTGATGAAATGGACGGCGATCTGAATGTTGAAGAAGGTACTGATGTCGAATTTGATCAAGAAGAAGGCGACAGAGGTCCTAAAGCAGTCGGCGTTACAGCAGCTTAA
- a CDS encoding 50S ribosomal protein L40e: MAQKFDEAEDRLFGDIYICRKCNAKNKTDNPEETSCRKCGYSNLRHKNEQFAG; the protein is encoded by the coding sequence ATGGCTCAAAAATTCGACGAAGCCGAAGACAGACTATTCGGAGACATCTACATCTGCAGAAAATGCAATGCAAAAAACAAGACAGATAATCCGGAAGAAACTTCATGCCGGAAATGTGGATACAGCAACCTAAGACACAAAAACGAGCAGTTTGCAGGATAA
- a CDS encoding undecaprenyl-diphosphate phosphatase, protein MNLTEAVIIGIVQGITEWLPVSSEAVITLILTQVLGTDPGQALNASIFLHTGTMIAAFLYFRKEYTEIIKYCLNKALKPQEILDNPRKLTQEENGRLTIFLGSSTALTGIIGATIYFTGIKAAVQNPTIFYILMSAALFMTGILRLYNKSESREYSSVNLKDSIFVGILQGFSIIPGVSRSGTTAFGFLFREFDARSAFHLSFLMSVPAVAAGSIGLELFTEFNFQPIYLVSAAVAGIVGYLTVDAVLEIADRAEIAWICFALGILALLPTII, encoded by the coding sequence ATGAACCTGACCGAAGCAGTAATAATAGGAATCGTACAGGGAATCACCGAATGGCTCCCCGTCTCCAGCGAAGCAGTAATCACACTCATCCTAACACAAGTACTAGGAACAGACCCAGGACAAGCACTGAACGCATCAATCTTCCTCCACACAGGAACAATGATCGCAGCATTCCTCTACTTCAGAAAAGAATACACAGAAATAATCAAATACTGCCTCAACAAAGCCCTCAAACCTCAAGAAATACTGGACAACCCAAGAAAACTAACTCAGGAGGAAAACGGGCGTTTAACTATTTTCCTCGGATCATCCACCGCATTAACCGGAATAATCGGAGCCACGATCTACTTCACAGGCATCAAAGCCGCAGTACAGAACCCGACAATCTTCTACATCCTGATGTCAGCCGCGTTATTCATGACAGGAATCCTCCGACTTTACAATAAAAGCGAGTCAAGAGAATACAGCTCTGTAAACTTGAAAGACTCTATCTTCGTCGGAATACTACAAGGATTCTCCATAATCCCTGGAGTCTCCCGTTCAGGCACAACAGCCTTTGGATTTCTGTTCAGAGAGTTTGATGCGAGATCAGCCTTCCACCTATCATTCCTGATGAGTGTACCAGCTGTTGCAGCAGGAAGTATCGGCCTAGAACTATTCACAGAGTTCAATTTCCAGCCAATCTACCTTGTCTCAGCAGCCGTCGCGGGAATAGTCGGCTACCTCACCGTGGACGCTGTACTGGAGATCGCAGACAGAGCAGAAATCGCCTGGATATGCTTCGCACTAGGAATACTGGCCTTGCTCCCGACAATAATATAA
- a CDS encoding carbonic anhydrase produces the protein MRQEFIELLESNLDHAENFKEKFDHVQDGQDPDFVTVCCSDSRVLQDHMWGNEHPGEVFTCSNIGNRVFQDMETGEAVSGDVLYPVAHTDTKTMVVVGHTSCGAVTATYKDLTEDINEPSGIRHCIDLIKDRLKDGVEKLPDDLDDSEAINRLVEYNVDQQVQFLRNSDEIPEDVDVIGAVYDFQNVYSGDRGQIHLINVNGENSVEKLKEENPEVSERFERLWEP, from the coding sequence ATGAGACAAGAGTTTATTGAGTTATTAGAATCTAATTTGGATCACGCTGAAAATTTTAAAGAAAAGTTTGACCATGTGCAGGATGGGCAGGATCCTGATTTTGTTACTGTTTGCTGTTCTGATTCTCGTGTGCTTCAGGATCACATGTGGGGTAATGAGCATCCTGGAGAGGTTTTCACCTGCAGCAATATTGGCAACAGAGTCTTCCAGGATATGGAGACTGGTGAAGCTGTCTCTGGAGATGTGCTCTATCCTGTTGCCCATACAGATACGAAGACCATGGTTGTAGTTGGTCACACAAGCTGTGGAGCAGTCACGGCAACCTACAAAGACCTCACTGAAGATATCAACGAACCTTCAGGTATCAGACACTGTATCGACCTGATTAAAGATCGTTTGAAGGATGGGGTGGAGAAGCTGCCGGATGATCTGGATGACTCAGAAGCCATCAATCGACTAGTTGAGTACAATGTTGATCAACAAGTACAGTTCCTCAGAAACTCGGATGAAATACCGGAAGATGTAGATGTTATCGGCGCTGTCTACGACTTCCAGAATGTCTACTCAGGAGACAGAGGACAAATCCACTTGATCAATGTAAACGGAGAAAACTCTGTTGAGAAATTGAAAGAAGAGAATCCTGAGGTATCTGAAAGGTTCGAACGGCTTTGGGAGCCTTAA
- a CDS encoding HNH endonuclease, with product MSSRKGFKLPAGKNYLIFQPVELVYWILYLSMGWAVHLFLYLYRRGFMVFHDMFFSILSGFNPCGSILARLEFLLRSRIMNPRSFYHVLKNNWNSSDKLSEDWDSIRKNVLQRDNYCCRVCGAENLELHVDHIVPRKWNGPHSECNLRTLCRHCHRCRHFRKF from the coding sequence ATGAGTTCTAGAAAAGGTTTCAAACTTCCTGCCGGGAAAAATTATCTGATTTTCCAACCCGTTGAACTGGTTTACTGGATCCTATATCTATCTATGGGGTGGGCGGTTCATCTTTTCTTGTATCTGTATCGCAGGGGCTTCATGGTTTTCCACGACATGTTTTTCAGTATTTTATCTGGTTTTAATCCGTGTGGAAGTATCCTGGCACGGCTGGAGTTTTTACTGCGTTCCAGAATTATGAATCCTCGGTCATTCTATCATGTTTTGAAGAATAACTGGAATAGCTCTGATAAACTCTCTGAAGACTGGGACTCTATTCGAAAAAATGTATTGCAGCGAGATAATTACTGTTGCAGAGTATGCGGCGCTGAAAATCTAGAGCTTCATGTCGATCATATCGTACCGAGGAAGTGGAATGGACCACACAGCGAATGCAACTTGAGGACGCTCTGCAGACACTGCCATCGATGTCGTCATTTCAGAAAATTCTAG
- the hisS gene encoding histidine--tRNA ligase has protein sequence MSKINLESLKGTYDRYPDEWATWKYLIEIVDETAEEFGFRQFNPPTIERQELWTEKEEDSVTDEMYAFTDKGDNEITLIPEQTPTRARLIQKRKDLKTPVKWYDTSKRWRYEDVTKGRDREFLQGDFDIFGLESVEADAEIIAAAATIFKKLDLDDRVKFKIGDRVILEEILQAQGVSELKEVTDIIDDKEKMSDEEFVKEVTDVIGNKMRAQTVLQITENSGDLRSQVELIKENEREFGEYEESSIKSRLERLDDLADALEAHGVYEMCEFDLSIVRGLAYYTGLVFEAFDSEGELRALFGGGRYDELVGTFGDREVPAVGFAFGYSPTIELLKKEDRYPLKDVETDVYVLSVSESVRDTALDYATKLRRKGLSVETDLAGRGFGSQLGYADDMNAKRVLIVGERDLENDEVTMKHMESGEEETLDKDEVVEHLESEDFI, from the coding sequence ATGAGTAAGATTAACTTGGAATCTTTGAAGGGTACTTATGACAGGTATCCGGACGAGTGGGCGACTTGGAAGTACTTGATTGAAATTGTGGATGAGACTGCTGAGGAGTTTGGTTTCCGACAGTTTAACCCTCCAACTATTGAGAGGCAGGAACTGTGGACGGAGAAAGAGGAAGATTCTGTTACAGATGAGATGTACGCGTTTACCGACAAAGGCGATAACGAGATTACTTTAATCCCTGAACAGACCCCTACAAGGGCTAGACTGATCCAGAAGAGGAAAGATTTGAAGACGCCGGTTAAATGGTATGATACTTCGAAGCGCTGGAGGTATGAAGATGTTACTAAAGGAAGGGACAGAGAGTTCCTGCAGGGAGACTTCGATATCTTCGGTTTAGAAAGTGTTGAGGCCGATGCCGAGATTATTGCTGCGGCAGCTACTATTTTCAAGAAGTTAGATTTGGATGACCGGGTCAAGTTCAAGATTGGAGATAGAGTGATTTTAGAGGAGATTCTTCAGGCTCAGGGAGTCTCCGAACTGAAAGAGGTTACGGACATCATAGATGATAAAGAAAAGATGAGCGATGAAGAGTTTGTTAAGGAAGTTACAGATGTGATAGGGAATAAAATGAGGGCTCAGACTGTTCTGCAGATTACAGAGAATAGTGGAGACTTAAGGAGCCAAGTTGAATTGATAAAGGAAAATGAGAGAGAATTTGGAGAATACGAAGAGAGTTCAATTAAATCTAGGCTGGAAAGACTTGATGACTTAGCAGATGCTTTAGAAGCTCATGGCGTATATGAGATGTGCGAATTTGACCTTTCCATTGTCAGAGGTCTTGCCTACTACACAGGTCTTGTGTTTGAAGCTTTCGACAGCGAAGGCGAGTTAAGAGCCTTGTTCGGCGGAGGCCGATACGATGAATTAGTTGGTACTTTCGGCGACCGAGAGGTTCCTGCTGTTGGTTTTGCCTTCGGTTATTCGCCGACAATCGAGCTTCTGAAGAAGGAGGATCGGTACCCTCTGAAGGATGTTGAGACTGATGTCTATGTGCTGTCAGTATCTGAATCAGTGAGAGATACCGCCCTCGATTATGCAACCAAGTTAAGAAGGAAAGGGCTATCTGTGGAGACCGACTTGGCAGGAAGAGGTTTCGGAAGCCAGTTAGGCTACGCCGATGACATGAATGCAAAAAGAGTTTTGATTGTGGGAGAACGAGATCTGGAGAATGATGAGGTTACTATGAAGCACATGGAATCAGGTGAGGAAGAGACTCTGGATAAGGATGAAGTGGTTGAGCATTTGGAAAGTGAAGATTTTATCTAG
- a CDS encoding DUF4186 family protein: protein MRKLQLPGRSPEGPKLNDQDFILVEENGVATLKQMAREIVEDKLREQPENDGTQTPYAGNPVYKAMHACKCSSRREISRAHRIPAGRDLRNQEVDMIVNLLTRWIIREYNFFKEEERAQQSNLGEYS, encoded by the coding sequence GTGAGAAAGCTTCAACTTCCTGGCAGAAGTCCGGAAGGACCCAAGTTAAACGACCAGGACTTTATCTTGGTAGAGGAAAACGGCGTAGCAACGCTTAAACAGATGGCCCGAGAGATAGTTGAAGACAAACTAAGAGAGCAACCAGAGAACGATGGAACTCAAACCCCCTACGCAGGAAACCCGGTGTACAAAGCGATGCACGCCTGCAAATGCTCATCAAGAAGGGAAATCAGCCGTGCCCACCGCATACCAGCCGGAAGAGACCTAAGAAATCAAGAAGTAGATATGATAGTCAACTTATTGACTCGATGGATCATCAGAGAATACAATTTCTTCAAAGAAGAGGAAAGAGCCCAGCAAAGCAACCTGGGCGAATACAGCTAA
- a CDS encoding redox-regulated ATPase YchF, producing MPYKIGLVGKPSVGKSTFFNAATMNSVDEGNYPFTTIDPSVGEAYVRVQCAAPDFDESCDPRVGFCHDGTRHVPVKLVDVAGLIPGAHEGKGLGNKFLSDLNEADVLIHIVDFSGETDIEGEPTEDHDPRDDIDFLEEELDMWYLEVLEKGIDRYETKHNKKDVKLEEELAEQMSAFQTNKNEIKQLILQEDLELDPNTWDEEDKEQLARTIRKATKPMIIAGNKMDTEKAQENWEEITSDPEYEHLDFIPASAHAEKALKNAAEQGAVDYYPGDEDFEILSDDLPEEKKQGLEKIRDFMQEYGGTGVQKALEEALFEELGVMAIFPGGADGLGDEHGNILPDCFLVPENSTAEDFAYTIHSDLGEGFLHAIDCRENRQISGDHELENLDVIEVVSSN from the coding sequence ATGCCATACAAAATCGGACTAGTAGGAAAGCCATCCGTAGGAAAAAGTACTTTCTTCAACGCCGCCACAATGAACTCAGTCGATGAAGGAAACTACCCCTTCACCACGATAGATCCTTCCGTTGGAGAAGCATATGTACGAGTTCAATGCGCAGCACCGGACTTTGACGAAAGCTGTGATCCAAGAGTAGGTTTCTGCCATGACGGGACAAGACATGTGCCGGTGAAACTTGTAGATGTGGCCGGACTGATTCCAGGCGCACACGAAGGAAAAGGACTGGGCAACAAGTTCCTCTCAGATCTGAACGAAGCAGATGTCCTGATACATATCGTAGACTTCTCAGGCGAGACAGATATCGAAGGAGAACCAACCGAAGACCACGACCCCAGAGACGACATAGACTTCCTGGAAGAAGAGCTAGATATGTGGTACCTAGAGGTCCTGGAGAAAGGAATCGATAGATACGAGACAAAACATAATAAGAAAGATGTGAAGCTGGAAGAGGAGCTGGCTGAACAGATGAGTGCTTTCCAGACAAATAAAAACGAGATCAAACAATTGATACTTCAGGAAGACCTTGAACTGGATCCCAATACCTGGGATGAAGAAGACAAAGAACAGCTGGCGAGAACAATCCGGAAAGCGACTAAGCCAATGATCATCGCCGGGAACAAGATGGATACTGAGAAAGCACAGGAAAACTGGGAAGAAATAACTTCAGACCCAGAATACGAACACCTTGACTTCATACCCGCTTCAGCCCACGCCGAGAAAGCACTGAAGAACGCAGCCGAGCAGGGTGCGGTAGATTATTATCCCGGTGATGAAGACTTCGAAATACTATCTGATGACCTACCTGAGGAGAAAAAGCAGGGATTGGAGAAGATCAGAGACTTCATGCAGGAGTACGGAGGAACAGGCGTCCAGAAAGCTCTTGAAGAGGCACTTTTCGAAGAACTAGGAGTCATGGCGATCTTCCCTGGTGGAGCAGATGGACTGGGAGATGAACACGGAAATATACTGCCTGACTGCTTCCTGGTACCGGAGAACTCTACTGCAGAGGACTTCGCGTATACAATCCACTCGGATCTTGGAGAAGGTTTCCTGCACGCAATTGACTGTAGAGAAAATAGACAAATCAGTGGAGATCACGAACTGGAGAATCTTGATGTTATCGAGGTAGTTTCCTCAAATTAA
- a CDS encoding metal-dependent hydrolase — MLGRQHLMLSVASVSVVLAPFLLRAELLVFTLFFGVAIGSLIPDVDAPDAAVFHRDVRGLSGDFGSAVNNLVGPVLPVFGYSTKYLIYKPVVKLLEFLTSEDYCFEEKHRTFSHSVLGVFTMTVLTGVYLVPVLLSLELLAPFYLLAFLSAYMIGAFLHMLEDSCTKTGIAWNSPFSETRIKGQISTGKDVRKPRIFLYWLGMLTGATFYLGVIDKRFLSLPAVAAISVTGLGVSWLVFLKLVAKAEITS, encoded by the coding sequence ATGCTTGGAAGACAGCACTTGATGCTTTCTGTGGCTTCTGTTTCCGTAGTTCTGGCGCCTTTTCTGCTGCGTGCGGAGTTATTGGTGTTTACTTTGTTTTTCGGTGTTGCTATAGGTTCTTTGATTCCTGATGTTGATGCTCCGGATGCAGCTGTTTTTCATAGGGATGTCAGAGGTTTGAGCGGCGATTTTGGAAGTGCTGTAAACAATTTGGTGGGTCCTGTGCTACCGGTTTTTGGTTACTCTACTAAGTACTTGATTTACAAGCCGGTGGTGAAGTTACTTGAGTTCCTGACCTCGGAGGATTACTGTTTTGAGGAGAAGCATAGAACATTCTCACACTCAGTGCTGGGAGTGTTTACGATGACGGTTTTGACAGGCGTCTACCTGGTGCCGGTTCTGTTGTCCTTGGAGTTGTTGGCTCCGTTCTATCTGCTGGCTTTTCTCTCTGCGTACATGATCGGAGCGTTTCTTCATATGTTGGAGGATAGCTGTACTAAGACCGGTATTGCATGGAACTCTCCGTTCTCCGAGACCAGAATCAAAGGTCAGATCTCAACAGGTAAAGATGTCAGGAAGCCCAGAATCTTTCTCTACTGGCTTGGAATGTTGACGGGAGCCACATTCTATCTCGGTGTAATAGACAAGCGCTTTCTTTCCCTTCCAGCAGTCGCAGCCATCTCAGTAACAGGTCTGGGAGTGTCTTGGCTAGTATTTCTCAAGCTGGTGGCAAAAGCGGAGATAACAAGTTAG
- a CDS encoding PH domain-containing protein, translated as MTEFEQEPEKEHEQEFEDLDSFGQSKPEEYSGLKDRLGEDEEIRMMSTAKLKKDDKSVICLTNKRALIFNSDTAKLLGKRNKFEDIKLGQIHDIQVEERKDFDKLVITTKSGKKEIMTPEGKGVQISGLIRKQQDLQEKDPAEQLEKIGSEKEKGNITEEEYQDKKDDLMDQI; from the coding sequence ATGACCGAGTTCGAACAAGAACCAGAAAAGGAACACGAACAGGAGTTCGAAGATCTGGACAGCTTCGGACAGTCCAAACCAGAAGAGTACTCAGGACTGAAAGACAGACTAGGCGAAGACGAGGAAATCCGGATGATGTCCACAGCCAAACTCAAGAAAGACGACAAATCAGTAATCTGCCTAACCAACAAGAGAGCACTAATATTCAACTCAGACACAGCCAAACTACTCGGAAAAAGAAACAAGTTCGAAGACATCAAACTCGGACAGATACACGACATACAAGTAGAAGAACGCAAAGACTTCGACAAACTCGTAATCACCACAAAGTCCGGCAAAAAAGAAATAATGACGCCAGAAGGCAAAGGAGTACAGATATCAGGACTGATCAGAAAACAACAAGACCTACAGGAAAAAGACCCTGCCGAACAACTGGAGAAGATAGGTTCAGAAAAAGAGAAAGGAAACATAACAGAAGAAGAATACCAGGACAAAAAAGACGACCTCATGGACCAGATATGA
- a CDS encoding nucleotidyltransferase domain-containing protein yields the protein MGDGNEVASVRIDLPLPDERVFSSGSVSEILELLVNNPYQKFSKSQLQELTGRGWSSTQKGVEVLGSLDLITTEVEGKKNLISLNTEKVDKPSDPIFSIPQDSFREPVRRFKEEVLGEVDYVAGILVFGSVARGEADRASDIDVLVIVEDDLTSARRQVTNVVSELEEKEIGGQRYEFEALVESVETTEKRGERIRNIFSEGLVLHRTKKLENLKEAVFG from the coding sequence ATGGGAGATGGTAATGAGGTGGCTAGTGTTCGTATTGATTTGCCGTTGCCGGATGAACGGGTTTTTAGTTCGGGGTCTGTTTCGGAGATTTTGGAGTTGCTGGTTAATAATCCTTATCAGAAGTTTTCCAAGTCTCAGCTTCAGGAATTGACGGGTAGAGGCTGGAGTAGTACTCAGAAGGGGGTAGAAGTGCTGGGAAGCTTAGACCTCATTACTACAGAGGTTGAAGGTAAGAAAAACTTGATCAGTTTGAATACTGAGAAGGTTGACAAGCCAAGTGACCCAATTTTTTCGATTCCTCAGGATTCTTTCAGAGAGCCTGTAAGAAGATTTAAAGAGGAAGTCTTAGGCGAGGTTGATTATGTAGCAGGTATTTTGGTTTTTGGAAGTGTTGCTCGTGGTGAAGCAGACAGAGCGAGCGACATCGATGTGCTTGTAATAGTGGAAGACGATCTTACTTCTGCTAGGAGGCAGGTAACTAATGTTGTATCTGAATTGGAGGAAAAGGAGATTGGGGGTCAAAGGTATGAGTTCGAGGCTCTTGTTGAATCAGTTGAAACCACAGAAAAGAGAGGAGAAAGGATAAGAAATATTTTCAGTGAAGGTTTAGTCCTTCATAGAACCAAGAAACTGGAAAACCTAAAGGAGGCTGTGTTTGGATGA